The following are encoded together in the Streptomyces sp. NBC_00358 genome:
- a CDS encoding MarR family winged helix-turn-helix transcriptional regulator codes for MASDPQPPTAAVDDAPLNTVDALVQLSFAVHRILGEVGAERGLSVIQVRLLGVLRDRTAGMLELATVLGLDKSSMTGLVARAEKRGLLRRSPSPHDGRAVLVSLTDDGKDLTDWGTAEIGRRISALTDGLTLSERARITELASAVVQAQRSSASTWPS; via the coding sequence ATGGCCTCCGATCCTCAACCACCCACAGCGGCCGTAGACGATGCCCCTCTCAACACGGTGGACGCCCTCGTGCAGCTGTCCTTCGCGGTGCACCGGATCCTGGGTGAAGTAGGCGCCGAGCGCGGACTTTCGGTCATCCAGGTCCGGCTGCTGGGGGTACTGCGGGATCGCACTGCCGGCATGCTCGAACTGGCCACAGTCCTCGGCCTCGACAAGTCCTCGATGACAGGCCTGGTCGCCCGCGCGGAGAAGCGCGGCCTGCTGAGACGCTCACCGTCTCCGCATGACGGCCGCGCGGTCCTGGTCTCCCTGACCGACGACGGCAAAGACCTCACGGACTGGGGCACCGCCGAGATCGGCAGGCGCATCTCGGCACTTACCGATGGACTCACACTCTCCGAGCGGGCGCGGATCACCGAGCTGGCGTCGGCCGTTGTGCAAGCGCAGCGGTCAAGTGCGTCTACATGGCCGTCATGA